One stretch of Miscanthus floridulus cultivar M001 chromosome 18, ASM1932011v1, whole genome shotgun sequence DNA includes these proteins:
- the LOC136520477 gene encoding uncharacterized protein, which yields MGIGYFAQAYSSIPTPFRPAVDPRAAAVIPAVVAGPRSCRSCRQGGPVGGTWRPRSSSSALRVFLHRVDSPLHRLSIAPLPGPHRHPRHWEVVSPGDSCSPNHILGLVCRHYYPGIVTHKGTVGPAKLWDHYKSAPDADYEDKQERVRREFWTFFRCEEGQEERAEKNLVKSARKCISNMHYEERLTCIIKYYAT from the exons atgggtatcgggtattttgcccaggcttactcGTCGATCCCCACGCCGTTCCGACCAgccgttgatcctcgcgctgctgcggtcatccccgccgtcgtcgccggccctcgctcttgccgttcttgccgccaag gaggacctgtgggagggacttGGCGACCCCGATCATCTTCATCGGCGCTGCGAgtcttcctgcaccgcgtcgactcgccactgcaccgactctccatCGCCCCGCTACCCGGACCTCACcgtcaccctag GCACTGGGAGGTTGTGTCGCCTGGTGACTCATGCAGCCCCAACCACATCTTGGGGCTTGTGTGCAGGCACTATTACCCTGGCATTGTCACGCACAAGGGGACTGTGGGGCCAGCCAAATTGTGGGACCACTACAAATCTGCCCCCGACGCAGATTATGaagacaagcaggagcgggttaggagagagttctgg ACTTTTTTCAGGTGTGAAGAGGGACAGGAGGAGAGGGCGGAGAAGAACTTGGTGAAAAGTGCCAGAAAATGCATCAGCaacatgcactacgaggagcgCCTCACTTGCATCATCAAGTACTACGCCACGTGA
- the LOC136524411 gene encoding uncharacterized protein: MAAAAGEAGAPGPGRSVGRAERRLGRAPPGSSGLGRGRGATGSRWERRPAAGASAAGRGRGSRGRWAAGAGAAGSPGMGGGAGAAEREGGGGGGGTQARLSWITWHPMLGLPTSYGKHSNPT, from the exons ATGGCCGCCGCGGCCGGCGAGGCTGGGGCACCGGGGCCAGGCAGGAGCGTCGGCCGGGCCGAGCGCCGGCTGGGCCGAGCGCCGCCGGGGTCGTCGGGGCTGGGCCGCGGCCGCGGGGCCACCGGATCTAGGTGGGAGCGCCGGCCGGCCGCCGGGGCGAGCGCCGCTGGGCGTGGGCGCGGCTCGCGTGGGCGCTGGGCCGCCGGTGCCGGCGCCGCGGGGTCGCCGGGAATGGGcggaggcgcgggcgcggcggagcgcgagggcggcggtggcggcggcggaacaCAGGCGCGGCTCTCCTGGATTAC GTGGCATCCAATGCTCGGGCTCCCAACATCATACGGCAAACACTCAAATCCAACTTGA